CGTTTACGATGAATCGAAAAAACAGAATTTCAAAGATTTGATTTTATATGCTATAAAGTACATTGAGTTAAATGGTGTTTATAGAAATCCTAACAACAAAAATTTTCTAAACCATTTTGGTAATGCAGAAATAATAAGTGGGGCAGTGTTTGTTATTTTACTTGTTTTTGGAATTGGGAATTACTTTGGTAAACTAGAAAAAGATAGAGAAATAATGCAAACTGAAACAAAAATTAAAGAAGCAGAAAACGTGACTGAAACTTTAAAATTTGAAAATAGAAATTTAAGAGTAAGAATTGACAGTCTACAATTAGAAATAAAAAATCTAATAAGTAAACCAAGACCTGCAAATAAATAAATTAACAAAATATTTGAAAATGGAAACAACACTTTATGATAAAAGCGGAAGACCAATTGCTTACATATCATCAGACAATGATGATGCTATTTATTTATGGGACGGTCACGCAGTTTGTTATGTATATGACAGTAAAATTTACGGTTGGCGCGGCAAACATATCGGTTGGTTTATTGATGGCATTATCTATGACAATAGTGGTTATAGGGTTGGTTACATTCGGAAAAAATGTCCTAGTGCTACTTATGCGACACCTGCGAAATACGCTAAGTATGCTAGATATGCTAAATATGCAAAGTATGCCGCTTATGCAAGACCAGCACTTTCAACAGGACAATCAGACCTTGGGCTCAAAGAATTTTTAGAACAAGACAGAGTGTAATGTTTGAATATATATTTACGGACATAAATAAAACTACCGCTAACACACGTTGTGCGTCATGCGGGGTGACGTGCTTACATTCAAGTTCAGTTTTTCAATTGGGCTTTTGTGCTGGGTTGACAGTTTTGTGCTCCGAAAACCCGCACGAACGCAAAGCGTAGGAACGTTGGCGGTAATGCTTTGACAGCGACACGAACAGACGATTAACATTTCAATAAAAAGAAAGTAAAATCAATTAACAAATATGATTAAACCACAAATACTCTAATGTCATTCAATGAAAATTATACTTATAGGTAACATCGGGGCGGGCAAAACTACCATAGCTCAAAAAATTCTTGAACAGTATAAAGAAGCAGAGTTTGTTTCAATTGATGTGATAAGAAAAAAACACGGTGACGGAACAACAGAGAAAGAAAACTATTGTAAAGACAAATTTATTGAAGCGATTGACCTCAAAACTAAATTTCAAATAATAGAACTTACGGGGGTTGGGGTATTAGGCGAAAGACTTTTTGAACTTTTATCAAATTACAAACAGCCAATTTTAGTTTTCTATCTCATTGCATCGTTAGAAGATTTATTAAACCGTGCAAAAGAAAAAATTTGGGACACACCTTTCCCGATAGGGAAAGACAATATTTCTACTGCAATTGGATATACTGAAGACAGATATAATGAAGGATTAGCGGACAATCTTACAGCAAAATGTGCTAATGCAATTTTGGTTTCATTGTTAAACAACAACGAAACAATGATGAAAGAAAACTTAAAAATCATTTTTAGTAAAATAGAATCTTATCGTAATAGTAAAAATGATGTTTAAGAATAAATCAACATATTACGACTTATACAGACCAAACTATCCTTACAGTTTAGTCACATTTCTAAAAGGACAAAATCTTTTAAAGAATAACGATTTAGTTGCTGAATTTGGAAGCGGAACTGGAAAATTAACAGGTTTACTATTGGAAAATGGAAACTGTGTATATGGAGTTGAACAAGATGAAGAAATGCAGGTTTTTTTACAAAAGAAATTTCACGCAAACCCAAACTTTATATTGGTAAAAAAATCGGCTGAAAACACAGGTTTGTCAAAAAACAAGTTCGATTTAATTATTGCGGCACAATCATTTCATTTATTCAATCCAACAAAAGCAAAAGAAGAGTTTTATAGGATTCTAAAACCCAACGGAAAAATGGCGTTCGTTTGGTATCATTGGAATATTAAGCAAGAAGTTACTCAAAAAATCCAAAACCTATTTTCTACTTTTAGAGATAAGCAACAACAGCAAGAAAGAACACAAATAGGTTTGGTTTCTTTCAATAGATTATTTTATCCCAATGTCATACAACACAACATTATTGATACCATAACGCAAAAGTTATCTAAAGCTGAATTTGTAAATAGTATGTTATCATCATCATACGCTACAACTCAAAATGATAAACTACATAATGAATATATGGAAGAAGTAGAAAGCATATTCAATCATTATGAAAAGTCGGGATATATTGAATATTCATTTAACTTAGAAATATATTTTTTGAATGTTAAACAAAATGCTAAAGTAATCACATAATGGTAAATATTTTAAAAAGCAAATTACATAATTGGTATGAACATTCCGACTTGCAGGGATTTTATTTAGTAGGAAGTCGTTCATTAAATGAAGACAATGCTTTCAGCGATGTTGATTTATTTGGACTTACCAAAGACAATCTAACATTTGAAAATATTTCAATTCATAGACATAAGCTAAAAGAAGAATTGAAAGATATTATACCAGCCGAAAAAATTGGCTTTAGAATAAGAACAATAGAAGAATTACCATTATTCCAATCAAAACTTAAATCGTGGGGCTATGATTTACTGCATTCACAGCATATTTTCGGCACAGAATTAAATTCTCTTTTACCACAAATAAACACTATTGGTTTCAGTCAGCAATTAGTGTTTAACAATATGATTGAGTTATTGTGGTATAATCAGTTGTGCCTAAACGACACAACTAATACACAGATTAAAAACTACTTTTGTGTAAAATCAATTCTTAATGTGATTAACTTCATTTTGTATCATAATGAAGTATTTATTCCGACAACGAAAGGACAAATTTCTTATATTGAAAACAATAAGAATTTAATAGACAACTTATCAATTACCGTAGAAGAAATACACGAATCTTTTCAAGCGAGAAATTATCCAGACATCAACAAGTCGCAAATTGATTTTGATAGATTAAGGCATAACTTGATAAAAGAAGCATACTTAAAGTTTCT
The Bacteroidales bacterium genome window above contains:
- a CDS encoding class I SAM-dependent methyltransferase; this translates as MMFKNKSTYYDLYRPNYPYSLVTFLKGQNLLKNNDLVAEFGSGTGKLTGLLLENGNCVYGVEQDEEMQVFLQKKFHANPNFILVKKSAENTGLSKNKFDLIIAAQSFHLFNPTKAKEEFYRILKPNGKMAFVWYHWNIKQEVTQKIQNLFSTFRDKQQQQERTQIGLVSFNRLFYPNVIQHNIIDTITQKLSKAEFVNSMLSSSYATTQNDKLHNEYMEEVESIFNHYEKSGYIEYSFNLEIYFLNVKQNAKVIT